The DNA region GACGGGCCTTGGGTTAAAAGCTGTTTTATGGTATAGTTCCGCCATGGAATTGAATACGTTTTTATCCGCCGGCCTCCGGGCTGAAAAGACTGAACAGGTAACGGATCGCAATACCGCCAAGTCCTGGGGCAGCGGGGAGCTTCCGGTATATGCCACCCCGGCTATGATCGCCCTCATGGAAGGAGCCGCAGTTGCGGCGGTTCAGGACAAACTGCCTCCGGGCATTTCTACGGTGGGTACGGAGCTACAGATCAAGCACCTTGCTGCAAGCCCCCTAGGTATCGAGGTCCGGGCCTGGGCTGAGCTTATCGAAGTGGACGGCAGACGGCTCCGTTTTAAGGTAGAAGCTGCGGATGCCGCGGGAAAGATAGGCGAGGGCGTTCATGAACGGTTTGTCATCGAAAATGAACGGTTTTTGAAAAAAACATCGGAAAAAAAGCAATAGGATCAAACCGGCGTAGCTT from Treponema primitia ZAS-2 includes:
- a CDS encoding thioesterase family protein: MIFLHIIWLKGTGLGLKAVLWYSSAMELNTFLSAGLRAEKTEQVTDRNTAKSWGSGELPVYATPAMIALMEGAAVAAVQDKLPPGISTVGTELQIKHLAASPLGIEVRAWAELIEVDGRRLRFKVEAADAAGKIGEGVHERFVIENERFLKKTSEKKQ